A single genomic interval of Mangifera indica cultivar Alphonso unplaced genomic scaffold, CATAS_Mindica_2.1 Un_0010, whole genome shotgun sequence harbors:
- the LOC123205632 gene encoding FT-interacting protein 3, with amino-acid sequence MQRPPQAVDFALKETSPKIGAGAVTGDKLSCTYDLVEQMQYLYVRVVKARDLPGKDVTGSCDPYVEVKLGNYKGATKHFEKKNNPEWNQVFAFSKERIQASVLEVFVKDKDVVLDDLIGRVMFDLNEVPKRVPPDSPLAPQWYRLDDRKGVRVKGELMLAVWMGTQADEAFPDAWHSDAATVGSEGVTNIRSKVYLSPRLWYLRVNVIEAQDLQPGDKSRFPEVFVRAILGNQVLRTRISQIKTINPLWNEDLMFVVAEPFEEPLILTIEDRVGSNKDEVLGKCLIPLQMVQRRLDHKPVNSRWFNLEKHVTVEGEQKKDTKFASRIHLRICLEGGYHVLDESTHYSSDLRPTAKQLWKSSIGLLEVGILSAHGLMPMKTRDGRGTTDAYCVAKYGQKWVRTRTIVDSSFPKWNEQYTWEVFDICTVITVGVFDNGHIGGGGKDSRIGKVRIRLSTLEADRVYTHSYPLLFLHSSGVKKMGEVQLAVRFTCLSFVNMMHMYSQPLLPKMHYIHALSVIQLDSLRHQAMQIVSTRLNRAEPPLKKEVVEYMLDVDSHMWSMRRSKANFFRIMNVLSGLICVGKWFDQICNWKNPITTILIHILFIILILYPELILPTIFLYLFLIGIWNFRRRSRHPPHMDMRLSHAEAAHPDELDEEFDTFPTSRGSDIVRPRYDRLRSIGGRVQTVIGDLATQGERFQSLLSWRDPRATTLFVIFCLIAAVVLYVTPIQIIALLLGFYVLRHPRFRHKLPSVPLNFFRRLPARSDSML; translated from the coding sequence ATGCAGAGGCCTCCACAAGCTGTAGACTTTGCTCTGAAGGAGACCTCGCCCAAGATTGGGGCAGGGGCCGTTACAGGTGATAAGCTGTCGTGCACCTATGACCTCGTTGAGCAAATGCAGTACCTTTATGTCCGGGTTGTTAAGGCGAGGGACTTACCTGGTAAAGATGTTACTGGTAGTTGTGATCCCTATGTTGAAGTGAAACTTGGAAACTATAAGGGAGCTACAAAGCATTTTGAAAAGAAGAACAATCCTGAATGGAATCAGGTTTTTGCTTTCTCAAAAGAGAGGATTCAAGCTTCCGTTTTGGAAGTTTTTGTGAAGGATAAGGATGTTGTTTTGGATGATTTAATTGGTAGGGTAATGTTTGATCTCAATGAAGTTCCCAAACGGGTTCCTCCTGATAGTCCATTGGCGCCGCAGTGGTATAGGTTGGATGATCGGAAGGGTGTGAGGGTTAAGGGAGAGTTGATGTTGGCTGTTTGGATGGGAACTCAAGCAGATGAGGCATTTCCTGATGCCTGGCACTCAGATGCTGCAACAGTTGGCAGTGAAGGAGTTACAAACATTCGGTCAAAGGTGTATCTATCTCCCAGGCTTTGGTATTTAAGGGTCAATGTGATTGAAGCTCAAGACTTGCAACCTGGTGATAAAAGTCGGTTTCCAGAAGTTTTCGTGAGGGCTATTCTTGGAAACCAGGTATTGAGAACTAGGATATCTCAAATTAAGACTATTAATCCATTATGGAATGAAGATCTGATGTTTGTAGTCGCTGAGCCGTTCGAGGAGCCCTTGATTCTGACTATCGAAGATAGGGTGGGATCAAACAAAGATGAAGTTCTTGGAAAGTGTCTGATTCCTTTGCAGATGGTGCAGAGGAGATTGGACCACAAGCCTGTAAACTCTAGGTGGTTTAATCTTGAGAAACATGTAACTGTAGAAGGAGAACAAAAGAAAGACACTAAGTTTGCCAGTAGAATTCATTTGAGGATATGTCTGGAGGGTGGTTATCATGTTTTAGATGAATCAACACACTATAGTAGTGACCTTAGGCCAACTGCAAAACAGTTATGGAAGTCCAGCATTGGGTTATTGGAGGTTGGAATTCTTAGTGCTCATGGGCTGATGCCAATGAAGACAAGAGATGGGCGAGGAACTACAGATGCTTATTGTGTGGCCAAATATGGGCAAAAATGGGTGAGAACAAGGACTATTGTGGATAGCTCCTTTCCAAAGTGGAATGAGCAGTACACTTGGGAGGTTTTCGACATATGTACTGTCATCACAGTAGGGGTTTTTGATAACGGACATATAGGTGGAGGTGGAAAGGACTCGAGAATTGGGAAAGTGAGGATTCGATTATCTACGCTTGAAGCTGATAGAGTTTATACACACTCATATCCACTTTTATTCTTGCATTCTTCAGGGGTAAAAAAAATGGGAGAAGTTCAGTTGGCTGTGAGATTCACATGCTTATCTTTTGTTAACATGATGCATATGTACTCTCAACCATTGCTACCAAAAATGCACTACATTCATGCTTTATCTGTCATTCAACTTGATAGCTTGAGACACCAGGCCATGCAGATTGTCTCGACGAGGCTGAATCGAGCTGAACCACCATTGAAGAAAGAGGTTGTGGAGTATATGCTTGATGTAGATTCACACATGTGGAGTATGCGCAGAAGCAAAGCTAATTTTTTCAGAATTATGAATGTTCTAAGTGGGTTGATTTGTGTTGGTAAATGGTTTGATCAAATCTGCAATTGGAAAAACCCAATTACAACCATTTTGATTCACatcctttttatcattttgatacTCTATCCTGAGCTCATACTCCCAACAATTTTTCTCTACCTTTTCCTGATTGGGATATGGAACTTCCGTAGGAGGTCAAGGCACCCACCTCACATGGATATGCGACTGTCTCATGCTGAAGCTGCTCATCCTGATGAACTAGATGAAGAGTTTGACACATTCCCAACTTCACGAGGATCAGACATAGTTCGACCAAGATATGATCGCCTGAGAAGCATAGGAGGCAGAGTTCAGACTGTGATCGGTGACCTGGCGACTCAAGGAGAGAGGTTTCAGTCTCTGCTGAGCTGGAGAGACCCCAGAGCAACTACTCTATTTGTAATTTTCTGTTTGATTGCTGCTGTAGTTCTTTATGTTACTCCAATCCAAATTATAGCCCTACTCTTAGGCTTTTATGTGCTAAGGCATCCGAGATTTCGCCACAAACTCCCATCCGTTCCTCTCAACTTCTTCCGGAGGTTGCCTGCTCGTTCAGATAGCATGCTGTAA